DNA sequence from the Malus sylvestris chromosome 10, drMalSylv7.2, whole genome shotgun sequence genome:
cCAATGTTGCATCCCATATCGTCCAAggaagtggatcatgtaagccttatatgtgtattcccatatctacctagtacaaggcattttgggagctcactggttttggggtccatcggaactccaaagttaagcgagttcacgtgagagcaatctcatgatgggtgtgagttcccagaaacaaaaccgtgaagacgtggtcggggcccaaaacagataatatcatgctacggcgaAGTCGAGCCCGAAATATAATGGAACCCGGGCCAGAATGTGACAGCCAAGGGGACAAAGGTCTAATTAATAGATCATAAACTGTTGTATACAATGTTCAAAAGACGATGTATGAGGTTGTTTGTTACCCTTAAAATTGATACAATTGAAAAGACATGGACTAAAGTGAAACTTAAAGTAAATTAGCGGGACAAAAACTAAACTGAATTCCACCACTTCCCATTTTTAAACCCCACCCCACAACCTTCCCCTTTTTCGTACTCAACAAGGTGAAGAACCCTCGATTCCGTCGACTCTGAATTCAGCCTTTCAAGTAGAACATCTTCTTCCACGTTAGTTTCTCTTACATATCCATCTCTCAGTTTTGTAATTCttcgattttttctttctttcttggtaTTGATTTTTTATGATGACCCAACAATGTTGGATTCCTActggatcaaatcaaatccccaaatCCAACCCCACTTCGATAACTTCGTGAATTTTTATTGGTTTTAGATTGGTTTGTTTCCTCTGAAATACCCAGATCTCAAATTGTgattttgtgtgatttttgaTGGGTTTGGAAGCTGAATTTTTTAACAAGAGTATGAATGGTGGTATGCTACTATTGTTTTCTTAGGGAATACAGTTCTAATGAAAATTCATGTGGTGGTGGGTGTTAGGTATAAATGTACAAACTGTAGAAGAGATGGCAGTTCAATGTTTAGCTAAAATGTGTTGGGTGTTAGCTTCTGGTAATTTGCTATTTTGGTTCTCAAAAGCAGTGTGATTTGTCAAGTTCTGTGAATCTGCTAAACAAAACTATGTTTTGCGTTGTCCAACATATTCTTTAACCACTAGAGAAGTCCAAGAACAAAATGAATGCTGTCTCTCTGCATTTTTGTTATGGAATTTGTGAAGTTCGATTACTCTGTAAAATTAGGATTTTGGGCCAATATTACAGTTTTCTTAATTGACTGTGCTTAAGTTGATGCGTCATCCTTGATATATAATATGTTCAGAAATTAATCTTTAGCCTTAGGAAGTCTATGTTATGATTTGAATGGTGATAGCGTCTGTCCACAAGACTATGAAAGTGTGTCATGTCTTCTCTGTAAATTTGTTCGGATCTTATGTCTTGAAACTTTGTTTGGATGTTGCATCTTAATCAAAATAAATGAAGCCTCAGAGAAGcaatttccaaaacttaggAGAACTTCCCATAAATGTTGAAtaatataggaaaaaaattctGCTTAGACTTATAGTTTGTAATGTGTACGATGTATTTGTGCCACTATGGTTATGCTTTTTTGTTTCTGGTCTGAAGatgttttttgttcttcttggtTCATTTTCCTTTGTGTTGGTATTTCAGCATATTATTTTGAAAGatgtttttctgtttttaaaCTATTGCATGGATTATTAGGGTACTGTGGTCGTCTTCAAACAGCGGTATTGAAAGAAAATGGAGGACAAGGGCAAAGGAAGCGAAAGATGGAACGGAGCCCTAGGCAATCTGACAGAAATGGCTTTCAATTTGGAGTCACTTCAGAAGCTGCTCCTTAAAAAGGCCGTCTTTGTTGAAGAGGAGACCTTCGCTAAAGCTTCACTTTGTTCCGAGCAAGCTCGAACCATCAAGGTTCTTGAACAAAGGGTAGAAACTTTGGAAAGAGAACTTGATGCTGCCATTACAGCAGCTGCTCGTGCTCGTGCAGAAAAACGACAGGCCGAGGCAGCAGAAAAGGCAGCTGAATTGCATGCGCAGGAAGTTACAAAAGAGCTCGAGAACACCTCAAAGGTCTTTGAGCTGCACATGGAAGAGTTGCGT
Encoded proteins:
- the LOC126585300 gene encoding uncharacterized protein LOC126585300, which encodes MEDKGKGSERWNGALGNLTEMAFNLESLQKLLLKKAVFVEEETFAKASLCSEQARTIKVLEQRVETLERELDAAITAAARARAEKRQAEAAEKAAELHAQEVTKELENTSKVFELHMEELRAKQEEIAKRDKEIKLLETIIQTLGGKESSSH